A single Paenibacillus kribbensis DNA region contains:
- a CDS encoding restriction endonuclease subunit S — MMREMKDSGIEWLGSIPKDWHLERLQWHLNEVNISNNPIKTEQILSLTNKLGVIPYEEKGNQGNKSKENYSEYKLAYPNTIVANSMNVIIGSVGISNYFGCVSPVYYVFKPLAKESIEFINYVFQTVGFQKELRKYANGILEIRLRVSADGILKRPIPYPSLEEQERISNYLAEKCSEIDSVTFEIQSQIDLLEQYKQSLITESISKGIDGHPMTVSHEVPWISGIPRGWRMSKIKYEIIPLNRNVENDDEVITCFRDGQVTLRKNRREDGFTVSYTENGYQGVNEGDLVIHGMDTFAGAIGCSDSRGKCSPVVHVCKTSGNNRYFMYCLRSMAKNDVLWFYANGVRVRSSDFRNFSSLGRFTILVPPQKEQDAIVEFLDNKCEDIDAVVAFKKSQISILDECKKSLIYEYVTGKKEVTV, encoded by the coding sequence ATGATGAGAGAGATGAAAGACAGCGGGATTGAATGGTTGGGTTCGATCCCCAAAGATTGGCACTTAGAGAGATTGCAATGGCATTTGAATGAAGTGAATATTTCCAATAACCCCATAAAGACTGAACAGATTCTTTCTCTTACAAATAAACTCGGTGTAATACCTTATGAAGAGAAAGGCAATCAGGGCAATAAGTCAAAGGAAAACTATTCAGAGTATAAATTGGCTTACCCCAACACAATAGTTGCAAATAGCATGAATGTAATTATTGGTTCGGTTGGAATTTCTAATTATTTTGGCTGTGTTAGCCCTGTTTATTACGTTTTTAAACCTCTAGCAAAAGAAAGCATTGAGTTTATTAACTATGTTTTTCAAACCGTGGGGTTTCAGAAAGAATTAAGAAAATATGCAAATGGAATTCTTGAAATTCGCCTACGTGTTTCGGCAGATGGGATACTTAAAAGACCTATACCATATCCGTCGTTAGAAGAACAAGAACGCATCTCGAATTATCTTGCGGAAAAATGTTCGGAAATTGATTCAGTAACCTTTGAAATTCAATCTCAAATTGATTTGCTTGAACAGTATAAGCAATCATTAATTACCGAATCCATATCTAAGGGAATCGATGGACACCCTATGACAGTTTCGCATGAGGTTCCTTGGATTTCTGGTATACCTCGTGGTTGGCGAATGAGCAAAATAAAATACGAAATTATACCACTAAATAGAAATGTCGAAAATGATGACGAAGTCATTACGTGCTTTAGAGATGGACAAGTCACACTAAGAAAAAACAGACGAGAAGACGGTTTTACGGTATCGTATACTGAAAATGGATATCAAGGTGTTAATGAGGGGGACTTGGTCATTCATGGAATGGATACTTTTGCCGGGGCTATTGGATGCTCCGACAGTCGAGGAAAATGTTCCCCTGTTGTCCATGTCTGTAAAACAAGTGGAAACAATAGATATTTTATGTACTGTTTGCGAAGCATGGCAAAAAATGATGTACTTTGGTTCTATGCTAACGGGGTTCGGGTAAGGTCAAGTGATTTTCGCAATTTCAGCAGTCTGGGGAGATTTACCATTTTAGTACCACCCCAAAAGGAACAGGATGCTATTGTGGAGTTTTTAGATAATAAATGTGAAGACATAGATGCTGTTGTTGCATTCAAAAAATCTCAAATAAGCATTCTTGACGAGTGCAAGAAGTCCCTCATATACGAATATGTTACAGGCAAAAAGGAGGTCACAGTATGA
- a CDS encoding type I restriction endonuclease subunit R — MNMILSEKEYQAFIMERLHKDNGYLEPRKATNFDRLFGLDRELLFQFLNDTQKEMMDAIANIYKDNLEETIINFINTETTKSGGSLLNVLKNGIEISNMPLKLMYNKPATDFNKELLANYEKNIFSVMEEVWASDSERIDLVIFLNGLAIMSFELKCNMAGQSYGDAIYQYRAERNPKTRLFRFKAGVLVNFAMDLEEVYMTTKLSGSDTFFLPFNTGNGTGVNAGKGNPPRRDENSDYSVSYMWNDILKKDTIINLITKFIFIETKEKEDELTGKKKKSENVIFPRYHQLDVIRKILGDVYENLTSQNYLIQHSAGSGKTNSIAWLAHRLTSLHDADNRIIFDNIIIVTDRVIVDRQLQAAVMGLEHKSGLIKVMDDKCNSADLAKALASNTKIIATTIQKFPYIVDSVKGLKDKHFAVIIDEAHSSTAGKDMAAVTKSLGAGEQEYDDIQDEIVDEIARNGKQENVSIFAFTATPKPTTLQLFGKLNYKGQREAFHIYSMKQAIEEGFILDVLQNYTTYNTFYQINKEVEDDPRCKTNDAKRQIARFVELHETNIGQRIEVIVEHFRTSVMSELGGMAKSMVVTASREAAVKYRKALEDYITKKGYTDIHALVAFSGKVKVKIKDENGNKEEKEYSEAGMNGFSEDKLAKQFDKDDYNVLLVANKYQTGFDQPKLCAMYVLKTLKGVTAVQTLSRLNRICPPFEKKSFILDFSNSYEDIKAAFAPYFTTTLLSNSVTPTAIYDLEAQIDAYYVLDPSDIDAANDLLYKSIIDARDKKKLTFYFSKAKKQIENYDLMEQTQIVSLMRNFNRFYEFLIQVSSFEDVDLHKKYNFITYLLSYINIKHPGGGFDLDGKIKATNFVQKKAEEHQTPNLVAQPIVKLPVADKFGLTEVKEERLSQIIAEINSRTGKNYDNDVAVKAMLQIRDILLKSSKLKTTAKNNTIKDFEFSYLDSIDDALIEGLEQNKDFFSLLLDNDEIKKQMLGIFTDEIYMSLREVGE; from the coding sequence ATGAATATGATACTGAGCGAAAAAGAATACCAAGCATTTATAATGGAGCGGTTGCATAAAGACAACGGCTATCTTGAGCCGCGCAAAGCCACTAATTTTGACCGCCTCTTTGGCCTTGATCGTGAACTGCTTTTTCAGTTTCTTAACGATACGCAAAAGGAAATGATGGATGCTATTGCCAATATTTACAAAGATAACTTAGAAGAAACCATCATCAACTTCATAAACACCGAAACCACAAAGAGCGGCGGCAGCTTACTTAATGTCTTAAAGAACGGCATTGAAATCTCAAATATGCCGTTGAAACTGATGTACAACAAACCCGCCACTGACTTTAATAAAGAGTTACTGGCTAACTATGAGAAAAATATCTTCTCTGTTATGGAAGAAGTCTGGGCAAGCGACTCCGAGCGCATCGACCTTGTTATCTTCCTAAATGGTCTCGCTATTATGAGTTTTGAACTCAAATGCAATATGGCAGGGCAATCCTATGGAGATGCAATCTATCAGTATCGTGCCGAACGTAACCCCAAGACGAGACTGTTCCGCTTTAAGGCGGGGGTTCTCGTCAATTTTGCTATGGACTTGGAAGAAGTCTATATGACCACAAAGCTGTCCGGCAGCGATACGTTCTTTTTGCCGTTTAATACTGGTAACGGTACAGGCGTGAATGCCGGCAAGGGTAACCCGCCACGCAGAGACGAAAACAGCGACTATAGCGTGTCGTATATGTGGAATGATATTCTAAAAAAGGATACCATCATCAACCTTATCACGAAGTTTATCTTTATCGAGACGAAAGAAAAGGAAGATGAACTCACTGGTAAGAAGAAGAAGAGCGAGAATGTTATCTTCCCTCGCTACCATCAGCTTGATGTTATCCGCAAGATTCTCGGTGATGTTTACGAAAACTTAACCTCTCAGAATTATCTGATTCAGCATAGTGCAGGTTCCGGCAAAACCAATTCTATCGCTTGGCTTGCTCATAGGCTGACCTCACTCCACGATGCAGATAACAGAATCATCTTTGATAACATCATTATTGTCACCGACCGTGTTATTGTTGACCGTCAATTACAAGCGGCGGTTATGGGGCTTGAGCATAAAAGCGGACTTATTAAGGTTATGGACGATAAGTGCAACTCCGCCGACCTTGCTAAAGCCCTTGCAAGCAATACCAAAATTATAGCTACGACAATTCAAAAGTTCCCTTACATAGTGGATTCTGTTAAGGGACTGAAAGATAAGCATTTCGCCGTGATTATTGACGAAGCGCATTCCTCAACAGCCGGCAAAGATATGGCGGCGGTTACAAAATCGCTCGGTGCGGGTGAGCAAGAATACGATGACATTCAGGACGAGATTGTTGACGAAATCGCTCGCAACGGCAAACAGGAAAATGTGTCTATATTTGCCTTTACCGCTACTCCTAAGCCGACTACTCTACAACTGTTCGGTAAGCTGAACTACAAAGGACAGCGTGAGGCATTCCATATTTATTCGATGAAACAGGCAATCGAAGAAGGCTTTATTCTCGATGTACTTCAAAACTATACGACGTACAACACGTTCTACCAGATTAACAAAGAAGTCGAGGATGACCCTCGTTGCAAAACAAACGATGCTAAAAGGCAAATCGCCCGCTTTGTCGAGCTACACGAAACGAACATCGGGCAACGCATTGAGGTTATAGTCGAGCATTTTCGCACAAGCGTAATGTCAGAACTCGGCGGTATGGCAAAGTCTATGGTGGTAACCGCCTCCCGTGAAGCAGCTGTAAAATATCGCAAGGCTCTGGAAGATTACATCACCAAGAAAGGCTATACCGACATTCACGCTCTAGTGGCTTTTTCCGGCAAGGTTAAAGTTAAAATCAAAGATGAAAACGGCAATAAAGAAGAAAAAGAGTATTCCGAAGCGGGTATGAATGGGTTTTCGGAAGATAAACTTGCAAAGCAGTTTGATAAAGATGATTACAATGTACTGCTTGTGGCGAATAAGTACCAGACGGGTTTTGACCAACCCAAACTCTGCGCTATGTATGTTCTGAAAACACTGAAAGGTGTGACTGCGGTTCAAACACTCTCAAGGCTTAACCGTATCTGTCCGCCGTTTGAAAAGAAATCTTTTATACTGGACTTTTCCAACAGCTACGAGGATATAAAGGCGGCGTTTGCTCCGTACTTTACGACCACGTTGCTTTCCAATTCTGTAACTCCTACGGCCATCTATGATTTGGAAGCACAGATTGATGCTTATTATGTACTTGACCCCTCCGACATCGATGCCGCCAATGATCTGCTTTACAAAAGCATCATTGATGCCAGGGATAAGAAAAAGCTGACTTTCTATTTCTCGAAAGCAAAGAAACAAATTGAAAACTACGATCTTATGGAGCAAACTCAGATAGTTTCACTTATGCGGAATTTCAATCGGTTTTATGAATTCTTAATTCAAGTGTCCTCTTTCGAAGATGTGGACTTACATAAGAAGTATAACTTCATCACTTACTTGCTGTCGTATATCAATATTAAACACCCCGGCGGCGGTTTTGACCTTGACGGTAAGATTAAAGCGACTAACTTCGTACAGAAAAAAGCGGAGGAACACCAGACCCCTAACCTCGTGGCGCAGCCTATAGTAAAACTGCCTGTGGCAGATAAGTTCGGCTTGACCGAAGTCAAGGAGGAGCGGCTTTCGCAGATTATCGCCGAAATTAACTCACGCACAGGCAAAAACTACGATAACGATGTAGCCGTGAAAGCAATGTTACAGATTAGGGATATTTTGCTGAAATCCTCTAAACTGAAAACAACCGCAAAAAACAACACGATTAAAGACTTCGAGTTTTCTTATTTAGACAGCATTGACGATGCGCTTATTGAGGGGCTTGAGCAAAACAAGGACTTCTTCTCGTTGTTGCTGGATAACGATGAAATCAAGAAACAAATGCTTGGTATATTCACTGATGAAATATATATGAGTCTGCGTGAAGTAGGGGAGTAA
- a CDS encoding FAD-binding oxidoreductase, with amino-acid sequence MAQKLKKKSTRLTGRIVIPGNPSYNTARMEFNRRFSKFPRVIVFCQRTQDVINAVKWARERGIRLRVRSGRHSYEGFSTVNGGIIIDVSEMNKVKVDRKNRVAIVQTGNPLARVYKKLWNKRVTIPAGTAPDVGVAGLTLGGGIGLLSRKYGLTCDNLKQVKMVVASGRYGAKTIVANRKKHSDLLWASQGGGGGNFGVATEYTFRVRPISSVSIYSITWKWSDLEKVFPAWQRWAPSVTNRLTSTIEVAAKQVGTIVSTGQLLGGAEELRRLIRPLLRTGTPVKVMVKTVPFIEATKFFAESDLNLEPKFKITGAYGFQPLPPEGVRIIRDFLSKAPNRHSNVWSQSLGGTGSAVSRVSPTATTYPHRKAETIYELSARWRNNREQERNIQWVERFRRALRPFVKGDYVNFPDLQIKNWPKAYYGENFGRLKQVKRKYDPHNVFRFAQSIPVGKQVKK; translated from the coding sequence ATGGCACAAAAGTTGAAAAAGAAAAGTACACGATTAACCGGAAGGATCGTAATCCCGGGCAATCCGTCATACAATACGGCCAGAATGGAGTTCAACAGGCGCTTTTCCAAATTTCCAAGGGTTATTGTTTTTTGCCAACGAACTCAGGATGTAATCAACGCAGTCAAATGGGCTCGTGAGCGGGGCATACGGCTGCGAGTGCGCAGCGGACGGCATAGCTATGAAGGCTTCTCAACTGTAAATGGCGGTATTATTATCGATGTGAGCGAGATGAATAAGGTTAAGGTTGATCGAAAAAATAGAGTGGCCATTGTACAAACGGGAAATCCACTTGCCCGTGTGTACAAAAAGCTGTGGAATAAGCGTGTGACAATTCCGGCGGGAACCGCGCCCGACGTAGGCGTAGCTGGGCTTACCCTGGGAGGAGGCATTGGACTTCTTTCCCGCAAATATGGACTTACGTGCGATAACTTGAAACAAGTGAAGATGGTCGTAGCTTCGGGACGGTATGGGGCAAAGACGATTGTGGCAAACAGGAAGAAACATTCCGATCTGTTGTGGGCATCACAAGGCGGAGGGGGAGGGAACTTTGGTGTTGCTACAGAATATACATTTCGGGTTAGACCGATTTCATCGGTTTCTATATATAGTATTACGTGGAAATGGAGTGATCTTGAGAAGGTGTTCCCGGCTTGGCAGCGCTGGGCTCCGTCTGTCACGAACCGCTTAACCTCAACCATTGAGGTGGCTGCCAAGCAGGTGGGGACCATTGTATCTACCGGGCAATTGCTTGGCGGTGCAGAGGAGCTGCGTCGATTGATTAGACCGCTCTTGCGAACAGGTACTCCGGTGAAGGTGATGGTGAAGACAGTGCCTTTTATTGAAGCAACCAAATTTTTTGCCGAATCAGACCTGAATTTGGAACCAAAGTTTAAAATAACCGGGGCCTACGGGTTCCAACCTTTGCCGCCTGAAGGAGTACGAATTATACGCGACTTTTTATCCAAAGCACCCAACAGGCATTCTAACGTGTGGAGTCAGAGCTTGGGTGGTACAGGAAGCGCGGTGAGTCGAGTATCGCCTACTGCAACGACCTATCCTCATAGGAAGGCTGAGACAATCTACGAACTGTCAGCCCGCTGGAGAAACAACAGGGAGCAGGAGCGGAATATTCAGTGGGTGGAAAGGTTCCGTAGAGCGTTGCGTCCCTTTGTTAAAGGGGATTATGTGAATTTTCCCGATCTGCAGATTAAGAACTGGCCCAAGGCGTATTATGGCGAGAACTTTGGCAGATTGAAGCAGGTGAAACGAAAGTACGATCCTCATAATGTGTTTCGTTTTGCTCAGAGTATTCCAGTGGGTAAACAGGTCAAAAAATGA
- a CDS encoding phosphotransferase: MDFRPGNILVNGNEVAGIIDFESARGGSSEIDFTTNL, from the coding sequence ATGGATTTTAGACCAGGTAATATATTGGTGAATGGTAATGAGGTTGCTGGCATTATTGATTTCGAGAGTGCCCGTGGAGGATCGTCGGAAATAGATTTTACAACCAATTTGTAG
- a CDS encoding DUF4062 domain-containing protein, whose translation MRKKLQIYISSTYYDLIEERHTAVEAVLQAGHIPAGIEQSFKESPMKIRKRWIDESDVYILILGGFYGLTLPDESKSYTHWEYEYAGEAGKPRFAFVVTDEALRQKPYDFAAIEYYQEFQEFKQSVMEQIPIYYVEDVRHIKMVLRDQLPEYAARDDLYGWVSGKVVPDVQKLLEENARLKAELEKKK comes from the coding sequence ATGAGAAAAAAATTACAAATTTACATATCGTCTACTTACTACGATCTTATTGAGGAAAGACATACCGCTGTTGAAGCCGTACTTCAAGCCGGTCATATCCCTGCTGGAATCGAGCAATCTTTCAAGGAAAGTCCAATGAAAATTAGGAAGAGATGGATTGACGAGTCCGATGTATATATCCTGATTCTCGGAGGATTCTATGGCTTAACGCTTCCTGATGAATCCAAGAGCTATACGCATTGGGAATATGAGTATGCCGGAGAAGCGGGCAAGCCTAGATTTGCTTTTGTTGTCACAGACGAAGCATTAAGACAAAAGCCATACGACTTCGCAGCAATTGAATACTATCAGGAGTTTCAAGAGTTTAAGCAATCGGTCATGGAACAAATCCCGATCTATTATGTTGAAGATGTACGGCACATTAAAATGGTACTTCGTGATCAATTGCCGGAGTATGCAGCAAGAGACGATTTGTATGGCTGGGTTTCCGGCAAGGTTGTCCCGGACGTTCAAAAGCTGTTGGAAGAGAATGCAAGATTAAAGGCGGAGTTGGAGAAAAAGAAATGA
- a CDS encoding type I restriction-modification system subunit M, whose amino-acid sequence MATKLVIDAMWDDAPIDVSAEVNFIWSIANKLRGPYQSDKYKDVIIPMTIIRRFECALEPTKNAVVAQHKANPNYPAKAMYRVSGFQFYNTSEYDLAELINDSENLAANFKSYIQGFSANVQEIILSNDKGLDFKTQIDKMDKSNRLLSVIKAFSELDLNPQTIDNVKMGYIFEELIKKFSENAEAGDHYTGRDIVKTMVNILLAEGCEDIFDDGKIITILDQACGTGGMLTTGLNFIKRYNPTADVRLFGQEVNPESYAMCLAEMLIKGQNAENIRYRNTMEEDCFRDTKMRFVLENPPFGTPWGGKDAPEGMEDAVRKESLKGFDGRWGAGLPSSGDAQMLFVQSAVNKLDDKLGRCAIIQNGSPLFSGGTSSGESQIRRWLIEEDLIEAIIALPTDLFYNTGIATYVWVLSKNKRKERQGKIQLINATGIYHKLRKSLGDKKNEISPEDRSVITKLYADFEENELCKIFKNEEFLYREYTVMQPLQRSYAITAERITAMLSKGALSSLYDEAKVAELESAEELGGKDQKKLEGYQEKKPLYDSIVAALEAAISDKVYLSPKAFEPVLADMLLLHTADKKLLNKIADGLSVMDKTAEIQRDKKGEIIYDKETKDTEIVKYEEDIETYMAREVYPHIPDAKAFFEEDLSKKKPVIKTGAQIPFTRYFYEYQQPTPSEELEARFLELESAVSARIKKLFSGVK is encoded by the coding sequence ATGGCGACTAAACTTGTAATCGATGCGATGTGGGATGATGCACCCATAGATGTATCCGCAGAAGTGAATTTTATATGGTCTATCGCAAACAAACTGCGCGGACCCTATCAAAGTGATAAATATAAAGATGTCATCATCCCGATGACGATTATTCGCCGTTTTGAGTGCGCTCTTGAACCGACCAAAAATGCGGTTGTTGCCCAGCATAAAGCAAACCCGAACTATCCGGCTAAGGCTATGTACCGTGTATCCGGCTTTCAGTTTTACAACACGAGCGAATATGACCTTGCAGAACTCATTAACGATTCCGAGAATCTTGCCGCTAACTTCAAAAGCTACATTCAAGGTTTCTCGGCAAACGTGCAGGAGATTATCCTCTCCAACGACAAAGGCTTAGATTTTAAGACTCAAATAGATAAGATGGATAAGAGTAACCGGCTCTTGTCCGTCATAAAAGCGTTCTCTGAACTCGACTTGAATCCACAGACCATAGACAATGTGAAGATGGGGTATATATTCGAGGAACTAATAAAAAAGTTCTCAGAAAATGCCGAGGCAGGCGACCACTACACAGGTAGGGACATTGTTAAGACGATGGTAAACATTCTGCTTGCGGAAGGCTGCGAAGACATCTTCGATGACGGTAAAATCATCACTATATTAGACCAAGCCTGTGGAACGGGTGGCATGCTCACGACTGGACTAAACTTCATTAAGCGTTATAATCCGACCGCCGATGTGCGGCTGTTCGGGCAAGAAGTAAACCCTGAATCATATGCAATGTGCCTAGCGGAAATGCTTATCAAAGGGCAAAACGCCGAAAATATTCGCTACCGTAACACGATGGAGGAAGATTGCTTCCGAGACACTAAAATGCGGTTTGTACTTGAAAATCCTCCGTTCGGAACGCCGTGGGGCGGCAAAGATGCGCCGGAGGGCATGGAAGATGCTGTTAGGAAAGAAAGCTTAAAAGGCTTTGACGGACGTTGGGGAGCGGGATTGCCCAGCTCCGGTGATGCACAAATGCTGTTCGTACAGTCTGCTGTAAATAAGCTGGATGATAAACTTGGACGATGTGCTATTATCCAAAACGGCAGTCCGCTGTTTTCCGGCGGCACGTCATCGGGTGAGAGTCAAATCCGCCGTTGGCTTATTGAGGAAGATTTAATAGAGGCGATTATCGCTCTGCCGACCGACCTTTTCTACAACACAGGCATTGCCACCTACGTGTGGGTGCTTTCAAAAAATAAACGCAAAGAGCGCCAAGGCAAGATTCAGCTTATAAACGCCACGGGCATTTACCATAAACTTCGCAAATCCCTCGGCGATAAGAAGAATGAAATCAGTCCCGAAGACCGCTCTGTCATCACAAAGCTTTACGCGGATTTTGAGGAAAACGAACTTTGCAAAATATTCAAGAATGAAGAGTTTCTCTATCGTGAATATACGGTAATGCAGCCGTTGCAGCGCAGCTACGCCATAACCGCAGAGCGGATAACCGCTATGCTTTCCAAGGGTGCACTCTCATCTCTCTATGACGAGGCGAAAGTCGCCGAACTGGAAAGCGCTGAGGAACTGGGCGGTAAAGACCAAAAGAAACTTGAAGGTTACCAAGAGAAAAAGCCTTTGTATGACAGCATTGTCGCTGCGCTTGAAGCGGCTATATCTGACAAAGTGTATCTCTCGCCGAAGGCGTTTGAGCCTGTATTGGCAGACATGTTGTTGCTTCACACCGCCGACAAGAAGCTACTGAACAAAATAGCCGACGGGCTTTCCGTGATGGACAAAACCGCAGAGATTCAGCGCGACAAAAAAGGCGAGATTATATACGACAAGGAAACCAAGGATACCGAAATCGTCAAGTACGAAGAGGATATCGAAACCTATATGGCGCGAGAGGTCTATCCGCATATTCCGGATGCAAAGGCGTTCTTTGAGGAAGACCTATCCAAGAAGAAGCCCGTAATCAAGACCGGCGCGCAGATACCGTTTACCCGCTACTTCTATGAATACCAACAACCGACGCCAAGCGAGGAGCTGGAAGCCAGATTCTTGGAATTGGAGTCTGCCGTTTCTGCGCGAATTAAGAAGCTGTTTAGCGGGGTGAAATGA
- a CDS encoding M3 family oligoendopeptidase, giving the protein MNLTWDLESLYPSFQSEKYQKDYKHAAELADELGAREKLHLHTQEKAAILTEDFLRQYNAFRSVYLCLFSYAELVFSIDNGNTEAANQMDALEEMAAGSEEALANFSKWLASMSGEELDTIIGSGEYVGQHAFYLRQLQQQSRYLLSEEAEAVIARMQLTGAKAWERLYMKIQSTLRVEVEMKGAMHQLSLTELRNLVYDHDSQVRQAAYEAEAKACRSVAEQSAACLNAVCGEAIGIYELRGYKSPLHKVLETSRMDQETLEAMLQAIKESLPAFHQYYLHKAKLLGHAGPLPFHDIFAPVGEDSSVKISYPEAQELIVAGFNSFSTELGAFARKVFISRWIDAESRAGKGNFGMCIDIAPIQESRIITSFTGSYMDVGILAHEIGHAYHSNCLAGKTMVNIDYPIPIAETASIFCEGLINQELLLSASEGEVLPILERSLSDAGYYIVDFYARYLFESQLYEHRKSGSLTVEELNSLMQDAMSAAYGSSIDPDSIHSYQWISKAGYYMTGNEFLNFPYSFGLLFSKGLFAQYKKREGGFAEQFQAFLAASSTTMVADAGQLMGIDVRSPEFWRDALALIGEDIQRFVGRHGE; this is encoded by the coding sequence ATGAACTTAACATGGGACTTGGAGAGTCTGTATCCCTCATTCCAGTCGGAGAAATATCAAAAGGATTATAAACATGCAGCAGAGCTTGCAGATGAACTTGGTGCGAGGGAAAAGCTTCATTTACACACTCAAGAGAAGGCTGCGATTCTAACGGAAGATTTTCTTAGGCAATATAATGCATTCAGGAGCGTGTATCTGTGCTTATTCAGCTATGCAGAACTGGTATTCAGCATTGACAACGGGAATACAGAAGCAGCAAATCAGATGGATGCATTGGAAGAAATGGCTGCGGGTTCCGAAGAAGCTCTAGCAAATTTCAGCAAATGGCTGGCAAGCATGAGTGGGGAAGAGCTTGATACTATTATTGGCTCGGGTGAGTATGTGGGTCAGCATGCTTTTTATTTGCGTCAGCTGCAGCAGCAGTCAAGGTATTTGCTCAGTGAAGAAGCTGAGGCAGTCATTGCCCGGATGCAGCTTACCGGCGCCAAAGCGTGGGAGAGACTGTACATGAAGATACAGTCTACCTTGCGTGTAGAGGTGGAGATGAAAGGGGCAATGCATCAGCTGTCTTTGACGGAGCTGCGCAATCTGGTGTACGACCATGATTCTCAGGTTAGGCAGGCGGCATATGAAGCGGAAGCCAAGGCTTGCCGCAGTGTTGCCGAACAGAGTGCAGCTTGTCTTAATGCGGTGTGTGGAGAGGCGATAGGAATCTATGAGCTAAGAGGGTACAAATCGCCGCTGCATAAAGTACTGGAGACCTCACGTATGGATCAGGAGACGCTGGAAGCAATGCTGCAAGCGATTAAGGAGAGCCTGCCTGCCTTTCATCAGTATTATCTTCACAAAGCAAAGCTTCTGGGCCACGCGGGACCGCTCCCTTTCCATGATATCTTTGCTCCGGTTGGCGAGGACTCTTCCGTCAAAATTAGCTACCCGGAGGCACAAGAGCTTATTGTTGCCGGGTTTAACTCGTTCAGTACAGAACTGGGTGCGTTCGCCCGCAAGGTGTTCATCTCCAGATGGATCGATGCGGAGTCACGGGCAGGAAAAGGGAACTTTGGCATGTGCATTGATATCGCACCAATCCAAGAGAGCCGGATTATAACCAGCTTCACCGGGAGCTATATGGATGTTGGTATACTGGCGCATGAGATTGGTCATGCCTACCATAGCAACTGTCTTGCCGGAAAGACTATGGTCAATATAGATTATCCGATTCCGATTGCCGAGACGGCGTCGATCTTTTGTGAGGGTCTGATTAATCAAGAGTTACTGCTGAGTGCATCGGAAGGAGAAGTCTTGCCGATCCTGGAGCGGAGCCTCTCGGATGCCGGTTATTATATCGTTGATTTCTATGCCCGTTATCTGTTTGAAAGCCAGCTTTATGAGCATAGGAAATCAGGCTCGCTAACGGTGGAAGAACTGAACAGCCTGATGCAGGATGCCATGTCTGCGGCCTATGGAAGCAGTATTGACCCGGATTCTATTCATTCCTACCAGTGGATTAGCAAGGCTGGTTATTATATGACAGGCAATGAGTTTCTGAATTTCCCGTATTCGTTTGGGCTGTTGTTCTCTAAAGGGCTATTCGCGCAGTATAAGAAACGTGAAGGCGGATTCGCCGAGCAATTTCAAGCCTTCTTGGCCGCCAGCAGCACCACCATGGTTGCAGATGCCGGGCAGTTAATGGGTATCGATGTGCGTTCACCAGAGTTCTGGAGAGATGCGCTGGCCTTGATTGGGGAAGATATTCAGCGCTTCGTTGGGCGCCATGGGGAATAA
- the rlmH gene encoding 23S rRNA (pseudouridine(1915)-N(3))-methyltransferase RlmH — translation MFIQLIGVGKLKEKYLVMGIQEYAKRLGPYIKFQMIEVADEKAPDTLSEAEVRQVKEREGERILAHVKSEAHVIVLAIDGKLWSSEELAEELDKLGTYGTSHVVFVIGGSHGLSDEVLRRAQQKLSFGRMTLPHQLMRLVLVEQIYRAVKINRGEPYHK, via the coding sequence TTGTTTATTCAGCTTATAGGTGTGGGCAAGTTAAAAGAGAAATATTTGGTCATGGGCATTCAGGAATACGCAAAACGGCTAGGGCCATACATCAAATTTCAAATGATCGAAGTAGCCGATGAAAAGGCTCCTGATACACTGAGCGAGGCGGAGGTTCGACAGGTCAAGGAGCGAGAGGGAGAGCGCATTCTTGCTCATGTGAAAAGTGAAGCACATGTCATTGTGCTCGCCATTGACGGCAAACTCTGGAGCTCGGAAGAACTCGCAGAGGAATTGGATAAGCTCGGAACCTACGGTACAAGCCATGTCGTCTTTGTTATTGGCGGTAGCCACGGCCTTTCTGACGAAGTTCTCCGCCGCGCCCAGCAGAAGCTGAGCTTCGGAAGAATGACTTTGCCACATCAGCTGATGCGATTGGTGCTGGTGGAGCAGATTTATCGGGCGGTGAAGATTAATCGCGGTGAACCGTATCATAAGTAG